Proteins encoded by one window of Streptomyces sp. NBC_01571:
- a CDS encoding alpha/beta fold hydrolase, giving the protein MTDPATPSAQPTSVVRLDIPGAKEVTHRDVAANGARFHIAEMGDGPLVLLLHGFPQFWWTWRRQLVALADAGFRAVAMDLRGVGGSDRTPRGYDPANLALDITGVVRSLGEPDAALVGHDLGGYLAWTAAVMRPKLVRRLVVSSMPHPRRWRSAMLSDVRQTSASSYIWGFQRPWIPERQLVADDGALVGRLLREWSGPRLPDDEAVDNYRRAMCIPSTAHCSVEPYRWMVRSMARPDGIQFNRRMKRPVRVPTLHLHGSLDPVMRTRSAAGSGEYVEAPYRWRLFDGLGHFPHEEDPVAFSTELVNWLQDPEPDR; this is encoded by the coding sequence ATGACGGACCCCGCCACACCTTCGGCGCAACCCACCTCGGTCGTACGGCTCGACATCCCCGGCGCCAAAGAGGTGACCCACCGGGACGTCGCCGCCAACGGCGCGCGCTTCCACATCGCCGAGATGGGCGACGGGCCACTGGTCCTGCTGCTGCACGGGTTCCCCCAGTTCTGGTGGACCTGGCGCCGGCAGCTGGTGGCGCTCGCCGACGCCGGGTTCCGGGCCGTCGCCATGGACCTGCGGGGTGTCGGCGGGAGCGATCGCACTCCGCGCGGCTACGACCCCGCCAACCTCGCGCTCGACATCACCGGGGTCGTACGGTCCCTCGGGGAACCCGACGCCGCGCTGGTCGGGCACGATCTGGGCGGCTACCTGGCGTGGACGGCGGCCGTGATGCGCCCCAAGCTGGTGCGCCGGCTCGTCGTCTCCTCCATGCCGCATCCCCGGCGCTGGCGTTCGGCGATGCTCTCCGACGTCAGGCAGACCTCGGCGAGTTCGTACATCTGGGGGTTCCAGCGTCCCTGGATTCCCGAACGCCAACTCGTCGCGGACGACGGTGCCCTGGTGGGCCGTCTGCTGCGGGAGTGGTCGGGGCCGCGACTGCCGGACGACGAGGCCGTGGACAACTACCGCCGCGCCATGTGCATCCCCTCGACGGCGCACTGCTCCGTCGAGCCGTACCGGTGGATGGTGCGGTCCATGGCCCGCCCGGACGGGATCCAGTTCAACCGGCGTATGAAACGGCCCGTTCGGGTGCCGACGCTGCATCTGCACGGCTCGCTCGACCCCGTCATGCGGACGCGGAGTGCCGCGGGTTCCGGGGAGTACGTCGAAGCCCCGTACCGCTGGCGGCTGTTCGACGGTCTCGGCCACTTCCCCCACGAGGAGGACCCGGTGGCGTTCTCGACCGAACTCGTCAACTGGCTGCAGGATCCCGAGCCCGACCGGTAG